The proteins below are encoded in one region of Papio anubis isolate 15944 chromosome 19, Panubis1.0, whole genome shotgun sequence:
- the LOC116271439 gene encoding atherin-like — MESPGSRLIRLREPPAALSDAPGPPSIPAGGPKPRAELRGGALVTPTLEAVAGLETPPCGVLRSHSSPRRASLRSLSRSARIRRCPEPARSAQGREARFPRERLRTVGPVPRGGGGRHPATPQRRFRRWRRGQPTRPLEAPPRLGGARAGSSSSPPQRPAPARKPKHSSRPPTARDSRFAAAQPCAPRLAPPARPLRAPGPAERCCCWLPPFSWPSCCCSTWCLRSSAPSPSPCPGRMWWLQEVPVASGSALPLSAINKEPL; from the exons TCGCCGGGCTCCAGGCTGATCCGGCTCCGGGAGCCTCCAGCCGCCCTTTCCGATGCCCCAGGGCCTCCGAGCATCCCGGCGGGTGGTCCCAAGCCGAGGGCGGAACTCCGGGGAGGAGCGCTTGTCACGCCCACACTGGAGGCCGTGGCAGGCCTGGAAACCCCGCCCTGCGGGGTCCTAAGAAGCCACTCGAGCCCCCGAAGAGCCAGTCTTCGCAGCCTTTCCCGGAGCGCTCGCATTAGGCGATGCCCAGAGCCCGCTCGCAGCGCTCAGGGACGGGAGGCCCGGTTTCCACGGGAGAGGCTGCGGACTGTGGGCCCCGTCCcgaggggtggtggtgggagacACCCGGCGACCCCCCAGAGGCGATTCCGGAGGTGGCGGCGGGGGCAGCCTACGCGTCCCCTGGAAGCACCGCCCCGCCTGGGTGGTGCCCGCGCcggctcctcctcttcccctccgcAGCGGCCCGCCCCGGCCCGCAAACCCAAACACTCCAGTCGCCCGCCCACCGCGCGTGATTCTCGCTTCGCCGCCGCCCAGCCCTGCGCGCCCCGCCTGGCGCCCCCCGCCCGGCCGCTCCGGGCCCCGGGCCCCGCGGAGCGATGCTGCTGCTGGCTGCCGCCTTTCTCGTGGCCTTCGTGCTGCTGCTCTACATGGTGTCTCCGCTCATCAGCCCCAAGCCCCTCGCCCTGCCCGGGGCGCATGTGGTG gTTACAGGAGGTTCCAGTGGCATCGGGAAGTGCATTGCCATTGAGTGCTATAAACAAGGAGCCTTTATAA